Proteins co-encoded in one Gammaproteobacteria bacterium genomic window:
- a CDS encoding glycosyltransferase — protein MSNMSGPTLSVGMPVFDGEAFIATAIESILNQTFRDFELIISDNGSTDRTQEIVGTYADTDHRIRYYRQAENLGAAANYNFVFTKATGRYFKWASHDDLIAPTMFERCLAAFESCPSDLILVYPRTTLLTSEDEQDRHYEDRLDLRQTSPHERLHHLVANVELCNAVYGIIRSDALRQTRLIAPFASSDEVLLAELALLGRFYEVPEYLFTRRLHDERSTVAHAAPEDRTAWFDPKATQRRYLHRTTVFVEDMRSILRSPVSVSERMQSLIALGRGYLPRWWRLMARELQHATSPKRG, from the coding sequence ATGAGCAACATGAGCGGCCCGACACTCAGCGTGGGTATGCCCGTCTTCGACGGAGAAGCCTTCATTGCCACTGCCATCGAATCGATCCTGAACCAAACCTTCCGAGACTTCGAGCTCATCATCTCCGACAACGGGTCGACAGACCGCACACAGGAGATCGTCGGCACCTACGCAGACACCGACCACCGGATCAGGTACTACCGCCAGGCAGAGAACTTGGGTGCGGCTGCCAACTACAACTTCGTATTCACAAAAGCAACAGGTAGGTATTTCAAGTGGGCATCCCACGATGATCTGATCGCACCGACGATGTTTGAACGATGCCTCGCCGCGTTCGAGTCGTGCCCGTCCGACCTCATCCTCGTGTACCCGCGTACCACGCTGTTGACTTCCGAGGATGAACAGGACCGGCACTACGAAGATCGTCTCGACCTGAGACAGACATCCCCGCACGAGAGGCTGCACCACCTGGTCGCAAATGTGGAGCTGTGTAACGCCGTGTATGGGATCATCCGGTCCGATGCGCTCCGACAGACCCGCCTCATCGCACCGTTCGCGAGTTCCGATGAGGTGCTGCTCGCGGAGCTCGCGCTCCTCGGTCGTTTCTACGAGGTTCCCGAGTATCTCTTCACTCGACGCCTCCACGACGAACGCTCCACCGTGGCACATGCGGCTCCCGAAGATCGAACGGCGTGGTTCGACCCGAAGGCAACTCAGCGCCGCTACCTGCACAGGACCACAGTGTTTGTGGAGGACATGAGATCGATCCTCCGCTCCCCTGTCTCGGTTTCCGAGCGCATGCAGTCGCTAATCGCTCTGGGCCGGGGATACCTGCCCCGATGGTGGCGGTTGATGGCCCGAGAACTCCAACATGCCACCAGCCCGAAACGCGGGTGA
- a CDS encoding oligosaccharide flippase family protein, whose product MNAGVWAFALTMTIRGLRTVRVVILARLLSPADFGLMGIALLTLAFLNTFTTTGFDQALIQRKGDIDSHLDAAWTVAILRGFVVGGVVILAAPLVASFFHTTAATGILRVMGLSMVISGFKNVGVIFFDRDLQFRRRFEYRSIPHVIDLVVAVTAALILRSVWALVLGVLAREISTTIASYIAHPYRPHLSFDRRKMRELLSFGIWVFGSAILSYFMANLDDIVVGRVLGATMLGFYTTAYTLSSFTSHQMTGVITEVAFPAYSKLQSDKERLRNAYLRTLRAVALVAFPVAAGLWFVGPQLVGTFMGAKWLPLIPAFNVLLLWGLLRSIGSTTSPLLFAAGRPDINTKLQLVMVLLLAVAIYPFTIQGGIVGAAWATVVTGVLPVGYVLLLTGRFLETKRWAIFRTLVVPTVSSLIMIGALVLARGPLGFSAGPWLLAWGPAFGILVYGAAILLASRTLGYSLRLRA is encoded by the coding sequence ATGAACGCCGGCGTCTGGGCGTTCGCACTCACAATGACGATCCGTGGCCTGCGTACGGTGCGCGTTGTCATTCTTGCCCGGCTGTTGTCACCTGCCGACTTCGGCCTGATGGGGATTGCTCTGCTGACCCTCGCGTTCCTCAACACATTCACAACGACCGGTTTTGACCAGGCCTTGATCCAACGCAAGGGAGATATCGACAGCCATCTCGATGCGGCCTGGACGGTCGCGATCCTCCGCGGGTTCGTGGTCGGTGGCGTCGTCATCCTCGCAGCTCCGCTCGTCGCAAGCTTCTTCCACACCACCGCGGCGACAGGCATCCTGCGCGTCATGGGACTCAGCATGGTCATCTCGGGCTTCAAGAACGTGGGAGTGATCTTCTTCGACAGGGACCTCCAATTCCGCCGTCGATTCGAGTACCGATCGATACCGCATGTCATCGATCTCGTCGTCGCGGTCACCGCCGCTTTGATCTTGCGGAGCGTTTGGGCGCTGGTGCTCGGTGTCCTAGCCCGGGAAATCTCGACGACGATCGCTTCCTACATCGCGCATCCCTACCGGCCACACCTCAGCTTCGACCGTCGCAAGATGCGCGAGCTTCTCAGTTTCGGTATCTGGGTGTTCGGCTCGGCCATCCTCTCGTATTTCATGGCAAACCTCGACGACATCGTCGTGGGGCGCGTGCTCGGAGCGACCATGCTCGGGTTCTACACGACGGCGTACACCTTGTCTTCGTTCACGAGCCACCAGATGACGGGTGTCATCACCGAAGTCGCGTTCCCTGCGTATTCCAAGCTCCAAAGCGACAAGGAACGTCTCCGCAACGCCTACCTTCGGACACTGCGCGCCGTCGCACTGGTCGCGTTTCCGGTCGCGGCCGGCCTGTGGTTCGTGGGGCCTCAGTTGGTCGGCACGTTCATGGGCGCCAAGTGGCTGCCATTGATTCCCGCCTTCAACGTCTTGCTGCTGTGGGGCCTGTTGCGATCGATCGGGTCGACAACGAGTCCTCTCCTCTTCGCGGCAGGCAGGCCCGACATCAACACGAAGCTTCAACTCGTAATGGTGCTACTCCTGGCAGTAGCGATCTACCCCTTCACCATCCAGGGCGGCATCGTTGGCGCTGCGTGGGCAACGGTCGTTACCGGGGTTCTTCCCGTCGGCTACGTACTCCTGTTGACTGGACGTTTCCTCGAGACCAAGCGCTGGGCCATCTTCCGAACCCTCGTCGTGCCAACGGTGTCCTCACTCATCATGATCGGTGCACTTGTCCTTGCTCGGGGTCCCCTCGGGTTCAGCGCCGGACCCTGGCTACTCGCATGGGGACCCGCTTTCGGAATCCTCGTATACGGTGCCGCCATTCTCCTTGCCAGTCGCACTCTTGGGTACAGCCTCCGGTTGCGAGCCTGA